One Engraulis encrasicolus isolate BLACKSEA-1 chromosome 5, IST_EnEncr_1.0, whole genome shotgun sequence DNA segment encodes these proteins:
- the c5h1orf43 gene encoding protein C1orf43 homolog, whose amino-acid sequence MSSSDSPLSGVNVVLVMAYGSLVFVLLFIFVKRQIMRFAMKSRRGPHVPLGHNAPKKLREEIDSRLSKVNDIRFEPRLLSAEDDRLTQRGQSGCYNYLYRMKALDAIRDTDLPFHELGYSSSALTGRKYRNWLIELRNSHSLFKTTRSGLIDRLLEGYDGARHGTGVFGEAEFVKYQDALNELATVVKTHSSSSSLNQQHQSAAKDLTSSPGPSSASTIQVTYLPASGPRSKRPKHFLELKNFKDNYNTLESTL is encoded by the exons ATGTCGTCGTCGGACTCGCCCCTATCAGGGGTGAACGTAGTGCTTGTGATGGCCTACGGCAGCCTG GTGTTTGTGTTGCTGTTCATATTCGTGAAAAGACAGATTATGCGCTTTGCCATGAAGTCTCGCCGAGGACCGCACGTGCCATTGGGCCACAATGCTCCTAAG AAATTGAGGGAGGAGATAGACTCACGTCTGTCCAAGGTAAACGACATCCGCTTCGAACCACGACTCCTGTCAGCGGAAGACGACCGTCTCACacagaggggacaaagtg GTTGTTATAATTACCTATATCGAATGAAAGCATTAGATGCCATCAGAGACACTG ACTTGCCATTCCATGAGCTGGGCTACAGCTCTAGTGCATTGACGGGAAGGAAGTACCGTAACTGGCTGATTGAACTGCGTAACTCCCACTCCCTGTTCAAAACCACACGCAGCGGCCTCATCGACAGACTACTGGAGGGATATGACGGCGCACGACACGGCACAGGG GTCTTCGGAGAAGCAGAATTTGTGAAATACCAGGATGCTTTGAATGAACTAGCCACAGT GGTGAAGACCCACTCCAGCTCCTCCAGTCTGAACCAGCAGCACCAGTCGGCTGCTAAGGACCTGACCAGCTCTCCCGGCCCGTCCTCTGCCTCCACCATCCAGGTCACCTACCTGCCCGCCTCGGGGCCGCGCAGCAAGAGGCCCAAGCACTTCCTGGAGCTCAAGAACTTCAAAGACAACTACAACACACTGGAGAGCACACTTTGA
- the tuft1a gene encoding tuftelin 1a, with the protein MKMNGITRSLCTIEDIRAEERVESCRRLRLTLQNQQQQQQQQQQQQSHGKPIGRAFAVVQPPVEREPLKNEPIKPSEEKVEVIKVYLKARQQQQARHQQSLKMLSDEVTQIQEVRYCLKNLREQMAAKNNTYKTESKIRLSTPDPREHAHLATSSSSSSVSSSASASAPAPAAQHNHDDKQEWGDEQERARMREVSKRLYGQLQEAEKKHQEEREKLQREAGQYKQQLSEQSDRLREATQTAEQQDQRITELQRLLTGIEQESSGLREELMTREAELMQLREHKEEGLENGKRSEELQRENAVLKEKLHHLDDMLKSQQRKLRTMIEQVQNSKLVIQERDRVIRELEERVAYLEAENREMHDQMDFYLGGQRSTSYLSSDNNPQIVYSKPLRPSTQGSNKSLPFIKVIEIKS; encoded by the exons gAGAGCTGTAGACGGCTCCGGCTCACCCTAcagaaccagcagcagcagcagcagcagcagcaacagcagcagagccACGGCAAG CCAATCGGACGAGCTTTTGCTGTGGTGCAGCCTCCCGTGGAGAGGGAACCTTTGAAGAACGAGCCAATCAAACCGTCCGAAGAGAAGGTTGAGGTCATTAAG GTGTATCTGAAAGCCCGCCAGCAACAGCAGGCTCGACACCAGCAGAGTCTTAAGATGCTGTCAGATGAAGTGACACAGATTCAAGAG gtgAGGTATTGTCTGAAGAACCTGAGAGAGCAGATGGCCGCCAAAAACAACACATACAAGACAGAGagcaag ATCCGCTTATCCACCCCTGATCCCAGAGAACACGCCCACTTAGcaacatcctcatcctcatcctcagtctcatcatcagcatcagcatcagcaccagcaccagcagcacaacacaaccaTGATGACaaacag gaaTGGGGGGATGAACAGGAGAGGGCTCGGATGAGGGAGGTCAGCAAGAGACTGTATGGCCAGCTGCAGGAGGCCGAGAAGAAGcaccaggaggagagggagaaattaCAG agGGAGGCTGGTCAGTATAAGCAGCAGCTGTCGGAGCAGAGTGATAGGCTGCGGGAGGCGACGCAGACGGCGGAGCAGCAGGACCAGCGAATCACAGAGCTGCAGCGGCTGCTGACGGGCATTGAGCAGGAGAGCTCCGGCCTGAGGGAGGAGCTTATGACCCGGGAGGCGGAGCTCATGCAGCTCAGGGAGCACAAGGAGGAGGGGCTAGAGAATGGGAAGAG gtcGGAGGAGCTTCAGAGAGAGAACGCAGTGCTGAAGGAGAAGCTCCATCACCTGGACGACATGCTGAAGAGCCAGCAGAGGAAGCTACGAACCATGAtcgagcag GTGCAGAACTCCAAGCTGGTGATccaggagagagacagggtgatCAGGGAGTTGGAGGAGAGGGTGGCCTACCTGGAAGCTGAG AACAGGGAGATGCATGACCAGATGGATTTCTACCTGGGGGGCCAGAGGTCCACCTCCTACCTGTCCTCAGACAACAACCCCCAGATCGTATACAG tAAGCCTTTGAGGCCCTCCACACAAGGCAGCAACAAGTCTCTGCCCTTCATCAAGGTCATCGAGATCAAGTCATGA